The Engraulis encrasicolus isolate BLACKSEA-1 chromosome 22, IST_EnEncr_1.0, whole genome shotgun sequence genome includes a region encoding these proteins:
- the adra2da gene encoding alpha-2Da adrenergic receptor has translation MDSTQLTTVDYNSTEGNNVTKPSKPLPHTDLAAAFIILVVTVMVLVTIVGNVLVIVAVLTSRALRAPQNLFLVSLASADILVATLVIPFSLANEVMGYWYFGSTWCAFYLALDVLFCTSSIVHLCAISLDRYWSVTKAVSYNLKRTPKRIKSMIAVVWVISAVISFPPLIMTKHDDEQECSINDETWYILSSCLVSFFAPGFIMITVYCKIYRVAKQRSSTVFVARNGLERNPSQSETCFVRKDKFEVESPSSHSSGSNQHQEELDDIDLEESCASDSKPKGSRFSKRGKVEGAQRCPKQNCRVSWASNRPGQINEQNNSRQSVSKNKVAQMREKRFTFVLAVVMGVFVLCWFPFFFTYSLLAICREKCTIPRALFDVFFWIGYCNSSVNPIIYTVFNRDFRKAFKKIIGISKKRT, from the coding sequence ATGGATTCGACACAACTGACAACAGTTGACTACAACTCCACGGAGGGTAACAATGTTACAAAGCCATCCAAACCTCTCCCTCACACGGACCTGGCAGCGGCTTTTATCATCCTCGTCGTCACCGTCATGGTTTTGGTCACTATTGTTGGCAACGTTTTGGTTATAGTAGCGGTTTTGACCAGCCGAGCTCTCCGTGCGCCACAAAACCTATTCCTGGTGTCTCTCGCGTCGGCGGACATCCTGGTGGCAACGCTGGTGATCCCCTTCTCTTTAGCCAACGAGGTGATGGGATACTGGTACTTTGGGAGCACATGGTGTGCTTTTTACTTGGCCTTGGATGTCCTGTTTTGCACTTCATCCATCGTCCACCTGTGCGCCATTAGTCTGGACAGGTACTGGTCGGTGACCAAAGCCGTGAGCTACAACCTAAAGAGGACACCGAAGCGCATCAAGTCTATGATCGCTGTGGTGTGGGTCATATCGGCGGTCATTTCCTTCCCCCCTCTGATCATGACCAAACATGACGACGAGCAAGAGTGTTCGATTAACGACGAGACTTGGTACATTCTCTCCTCGTGCCTCGTGTCGTTTTTCGCGCCGGGATTTATCATGATCACAGTGTACTGTAAAATATACCGGGTTGCCAAACAGCGCTCCTCGACTGTGTTTGTTGCTCGCAACGGGCTGGAGAGGAACCCCTCGCAGTCGGAGACTTGTTTTGTTCGAAAGGATAAGTTTGAGGTGGAGAGCCCCAGCAGCCACAGCTCGGGGAGTAACCAGCACCAGGAGGAGCTGGATGACATAGACTTGGAGGAGAGCTGTGCGTCGGACAGCAAGCCCAAGGGCTCTCGCTTCTCCAAGCGGGGGAAGGTGGAGGGAGCCCAGCGCTGCCCCAAACAAAACTGTCGCGTGTCTTGGGCTTCCAATCGCCCAGGCCAAATAAATGAGCAGAACAACAGCAGACAGTCCGTGTCCAAAAACAAAGTAGCGCAGATGCGAGAGAAACGCTTCACGTTTGTGCTGGCCGTGGTCATGGGAGTTTTTGTCCTGTGCTGGTTCCCATTCTTCTTTACCTACAGCCTTCTTGCTATATGCAGGGAGAAATGCACCATTCCCAGAGCGCTGTTCGATGTGTTCTTTTGGATAGGTTACTGTAACAGTTCAGTCAACCCAATTATATACACAGTCTTCAATAGAGACTTTCGGAAAGCGTTCAAGAAAATAATTGGTATAAGTAAAAAGCGCACATAA